The Sandaracinus amylolyticus genomic interval TGAAGCTCGGTGCGGTGCGCGCGCGATGCTCCTCGCGCGCACGCGCGAGCTCGTCGCCCGCGTGCGCCGCGTGCATCTCGCTGGGATCGACGCCGTACACCCGCGCCGCGTTGAGCCCGAAGATCTTCGCCTTGATCGCGGGCGTCAGCGCCGGATAGCCGAAGCGCTCCTGGAGCTCGGGCGTGATCTCGAACGTGCGGAACGCCTGGATCTGATCCTGCGGCGAGCCGTACCAGATCGAGTCGGTGCCCCAGAGGATCCGATCCTCGCCGAGGTGCACGAGCAGCTTGCCGATCAGGTGCGCCGCCTCGTCGGGGCGGCTCATCACCTCGCGCCACGCGCTCCCGAGCTCGGCGTAGACGTTGCCGTCGCGCCCGATGTCGTGATCGCGCAGCGTGTTGATCAGCGCGTCGACGCCGCGCTCCGCGCGCGGATCGTGCGGGCCCTCGGTGACCGCGTCGTCGTACGCCGAGTGGTAGACGAGGAACGTCGCGTCGGGGAAGGCACGCGCCACCGGGCCCACGTCGCGCGGCTTCGCGTACTCGGGATCGAGCCCGCCCAGCGGCAGCCCTTTGTGCACCGCGAAGAGCGGCACCCCGAGCTCGATCCCGCGACGGATCACCCGCATGCCGTCGTCGCCGTCGAGCCACCAGCCGTCGCCCTCGGGGCCCCACACCGGATAGAGCTTCCACGCGCTCACCCGCCATCGCTCCGCGAGCGACTGCATGCGCTCGTGGGTGCGCGCGGGCTCGTGCGCCTCGGGCAGCACGATGCCGTGGATGCGCAGCCGACTGCCGAGCCGATCGAG includes:
- a CDS encoding amidohydrolase family protein, encoding MARKSDPELPLRLPIKLDPCSNGEYTPRPCSPVIARAQRVAHEIAARSARRLGISRRAFLESSCGAAAVLVALNQASGCGGGRYAVSSQATEELALADATMQGDEFVFDVQTHHVDVDRAWYASARPNIGGFLRRTARAWCDEPSWVQCYSRDRYVREVFMDSDTDLAVLSALWGDEEINANTIEGLAETRERLDRLGSRLRIHGIVLPEAHEPARTHERMQSLAERWRVSAWKLYPVWGPEGDGWWLDGDDGMRVIRRGIELGVPLFAVHKGLPLGGLDPEYAKPRDVGPVARAFPDATFLVYHSAYDDAVTEGPHDPRAERGVDALINTLRDHDIGRDGNVYAELGSAWREVMSRPDEAAHLIGKLLVHLGEDRILWGTDSIWYGSPQDQIQAFRTFEITPELQERFGYPALTPAIKAKIFGLNAARVYGVDPSEMHAAHAGDELARAREEHRARTAPSFTTYGPRTRRELLALDRARGGRPD